In a single window of the Branchiostoma floridae strain S238N-H82 chromosome 2, Bfl_VNyyK, whole genome shotgun sequence genome:
- the LOC118409605 gene encoding neuronal acetylcholine receptor subunit alpha-10-like has protein sequence MEARTRLFVGTILVSVYCLRGVAGQYAALPLRKKLLENYDRRVRPVLDQSTTVRLDVDVALRQVVDLNELQEVFTTLMWLRLYWTDELLQWNTSQYDGLTTTTFHSSEVWRPDIFLINNIGQGSGNLLPVTDVSVSSEGRVAWRQPSLFSSSCKVDVSQFPYDEQTCILEFSSWLYGGNDLDLFNISATMDLTAFQQNDQFEVTHTKVERKVTFYACCPGPWPSIELHIHLKRRRLFYIVNMVVPCLDLLMLNLAAFYIPPDSGERLGFTITVLLSLVVFQQLLTTQLPATSTSTPMLGKFFTATIVLVTISLLITILVLRLSHPSHPSRPLPRWLRRLVLHYMASFFCMCNIANDIHAKKRSTPKTPQDGNNDWSDDDTGMNDIVLGSRHQITIDDQKHRSTLKTISSKVENISDYLQGKENDDEEESEWKMAALVLDRAAMLATAIASVVISLVFLL, from the exons ATGGAGGCTCGTACCAGATTATTTGTTGGCACAATCCTCGTGTCTGTCTACTGTTTACGAG GAGTGGCTGGCCAATACGCGGCTTTACCACTGAGGAAGAAACTTCTGGAGAATTATGACCGCCGTGTCCGGCCTGTCCTGGACCAGAGCACGACGGTCAGGCTGGACGTGGACGTGGCGCTGAGGCAAGTCGTGGATCTG AACGAATTACAGGAAGTCTTCACAACGCTGATGTGGCTACGATTA TACTGGACAGATGAATTACTGCAATGGAACACCTCACAATATGACGGCCTTACCACGACGACATTCCATTCTTCAGAAGTTTGGAGGCCGGATATCTTCCTCATCAACAA TATCGGACAGGGATCAGGAAACCTGCTGCCAGTCACCGACGTCAGCGTGTCCAGTGAAGGGCGTGTCGCCTGGCGACAACCTAGCCTGTTCAGCAGCTCCTGCAAAGTGGACGTCAGTCAGTTTCCTTATGATGAACAG ACCTGCATTTTAGAATTTTCTTCCTGGCTCTATGGCGGCAATGACTTAGATCTCTTCAACATCTCGGCCACCATGGATCTGACAGCATTCCAACAGAACGACCAGTTTGAAGTGACACATACTAAAGTAGAGAGAAAG GTGACGTTCTATGCCTGCTGCCCAGGCCCGTGGCCCAGTATCGAGCTGCACATCCATCTGAAGCGACGCCGCCTGTTCTACATCGTGAACATGGTGGTTCCGTGTTTGGACCTGTTGATGCTTAATCTGGCGGCCTTCTACATCCCACCTGACAGCGGTG AGAGGCTGGGTTTTACCATCACGGTCCTCCTGTCGCTGGTGGTGTTTCAGCAACTCCTGACTACACAGCTCCCCGCAACTTCCACGTCCACACCTATGCTCG GTAAGTTCTTTACCGCCACCATTGTCCTGGTCACCATCTCGCTGCTCATCACCATCCTGGTCCTCCGGTTGTCCCATCCCAGCCACCCATCCCGACCGCTTCCCCGCTGGCTCCGCAGGCTCGTACTCCACTACATGGCATCTTTCTTCTGTATGTGCAACATTGCCAATGACATTCACGCTAAAAAGCGGTCAACCCCCAAAACACCACAGGACGGCAACAACGACTGGTCAGATGACGACACAGGTATGAATGACATTGTTCTTGGCAGCCGACATCAGATTACCATAGACGACCAAAAGCATCGATCAACACTTAAAACGATCTCATCAAAAGTGGAGAATATCTCTGACTATCTGCAGGGAAAGGAGAATGATGATGAGGAAGAAAGCGAATGGAAGATGGCGGCCCTCGTACTGGACAGAGCTGCAATGTTAGCGACCGCCATTGCCTCTGTGGTCATCAGTCTAGTGTTTCTTTTGTAG
- the LOC118408815 gene encoding neuronal acetylcholine receptor subunit alpha-10-like: MRLDFGALYCMVGLKVWCISGVFCTSDSSRLRKDLLELYDKSARPVKKDSSLVTVEFDIGLRQILDLNEQDEILQTLVWMRLYWKDEFLNWNVSDYGGLQKTSFPSSEIWRPDIFLLNTVDSRTRGSLQTVTDISVTSDGAVSWRQPDILKSSCGVDVSYFPFDQQTCTLEFASWIYNGEELDVTVRSDDIDVSAYQESDQYALISAMATRNVTIYKCCPHQYPSVVVTLRLKRLHLFYLVNMVVPCIDLLILNIVAFFIPPDTGERLGFTITILLALVVFQQILTQQLPATSRATPLLGT, from the exons ATGAGGCTAGATTTCGGGGCTCTGTACTGCATGGTTGGTTTGAAAGTTTGGTGTATTTCAG GTGTCTTCTGCACCAGTGACAGTTCTCGCCTGAGGAAGGATCTGTTGGAGCTTTACGACAAGAGCGCCCGTCCGGTCAAGAAAGACTCTTCCCTTGTCACTGTGGAGTTCGACATTGGACTCCGGCAGATACTCGATCTG AACGAACAGGATGAAATTCTTCAAACTCTGGTGTGGATGCGACTG TACTGGAAGGATGAGTTTCTGAACTGGAATGTTAGTGACTATGGCGGCCTCCAAAAGACATCATTTCCCTCTAGTGAAATTTGGAGGCCAGACATTTTTCTCCTGAATAC TGTAGATAGTCGCACCCGGGGCAGTCTGCAGACCGTGACTGACATCAGTGTCACCAGTGACGGGGCTGTGTCATGGCGACAACCTGACATACTCAAAAGCTCATGTGGCGTTGACGTCAGTTACTTTCCTTTCGACCAACAG ACCTGTACACTAGAGTTTGCCTCCTGGATCTACAATGGTGAGGAGTTGGACGTCACTGTACGATCAGACGATATTGACGTCTCTGCCTATCAGGAGAGCGACCAGTACGCCCTCATCAGCGCTATGGCAACAAGGAAT GTAACAATCTACAAGTGCTGCCCACATCAGTACCCAAGTGTTGTCGTGACCCTCCGTTTGAAGCGGCTGCACCTGTTCTATCTTGTTAACATGGTGGTGCCGTGCATCGACCTCTTGATTCTCAACATCGTAGCTTTCTTCATCCCACCGGACACCGGAG AGAGACTGGGCTTCACCATCACCATTCTCCTGGCATTGGTCGTGTTTCAGCAGATCCTGACTCAACAGCTACCCGCCACCTCCAGGGCAACTCCCCTTCTTGGTACATGA